Part of the Melopsittacus undulatus isolate bMelUnd1 chromosome Z, bMelUnd1.mat.Z, whole genome shotgun sequence genome is shown below.
GAGTTTCAGGAAGCTGAGCTTAAGGAAACACACCAGGTCTTTCCATCCTTTAGATCTTCAATTTGCATCTTACATGCTAGTAATCAGCTTTCTTCTCTCCTGTCCTGGCAAGAGAACAGCTGTGTGCAGGTCTGAACACCAAATGGTAAGAATTAGATCTCAGCAATTTAGTCTTTATGAAGTCCTAGTTAATCATGAACTGAAGCATTGTATTTCAAATATTGGGAAAGAGCACCTGACAGACAAGTTACCACACAGACAACAATGGAACCTAGGCAGATACTATAATTACTCAAAAGCCAAAATTGATAGTCTCCGTACAAAGGCTACCATTCCTTGGTGAAGCTTTGTTAAGCCCTCTTCAAGAAACTCTGCTAATCATTTAAGCTTGATTATGCTATGTACAGCCCCAGCTCTGATATCCAAgtcaaatataatttaattataGCTACTCCACCCAGGTGTTATTGGATTTGAATTGAACTACACTTGCGTTTACCTcatctgttctgtgtttgtggGGCTGCTGGGTTATCGATGTCTTCTTCAAATCATGTCTGAGCTTGTagatttcttcatcttctttagcTAGTCTGTCTGtaacacatgaaaaagaaaactttatgCTACATCTGCAAGTGCTGTTCAGCTACAGAAAGCCTAACAAATATGTTGCAGAAAGTACATCATCTCCCTCCAGTAGCTTATTCCAAACCTGCCATACTTTCTGAGAACAGCAGTGCCATTATGCAGACTGGTAAAAGACTACACTTTAAAAGGCATTACAGACTAACAGATGGTCAACATgcaaaaagaagcatttaattGTGTAAGTTGGTGTAGGTTGCAGGCTACCACCTATACTTATTAATAAAGACATTGAAACTAACCCAGAGAAGCTCTGAGAAATATGAGTGCTCCATTGCTATGGCACAGCTGTACGTTACTATCACAATATTAACGGCATAGAGGTTTCAAGCACAGCTACAATTCACTTACTATGTGTATCGAAGTATTTAGCTTTATCCTTTTTACCACcaaagagagcagcagctgcctttttGAAGAAATTTTTAGCAGGACTTGACAAATGGAAATCAGGAACGGTGTGACAACAGCTGGCAGAAAGTCTATCAGGTGTAAAGCCCTGTAGAAAacatatatgaaaaaatatttttttagttgACAGTGCATTTTGGGGGTGAATATTTTTTCAGCGAGAACACTAAACAGCACAAACCTGTAAGAAAAATTCATGTCGAATTATCTCATCTAAGCTGGGCCGATCTTCAGGATTTTTTGACAACATACTAGCTATTAAATGTTTTGCAGGTGCCAAGAGAGATGAAGGCAGGCTGTATCTTGCTTCCCTTATACATCTGTATGTTTCTTTAAGATTTGTGGTCTCAAATGGAGGTCTTCCCAAGAGCATTGTGTACCTATTGAAAAGCAAAGGATaccaattttatttattttacatatgcACAATACTTTTCTACAACTACAAAAAAGGCTTTGTTTGTTTCGGGACAATTTCTGCATTTGGGCTACACACACAGGTGCTGCAAACtgatgcagtactgcatcccCTTTATACTCTGAGAAGCCTAGTCTCgtgacagaaatatttaatttcaaaagcagagaagtACTTACATTACACAGCCTAAGGCCCAGATGTCAGATTCACAGCCATGCCCTTGTTTGTTGAGGACTTCTGGAGAGAGGTAATTTGGTGTGCCACATATTGTTCTGCAAATCAAAGAGGCCATAGAGCTGGTTAGTATTTCAGATAGAAAGAGAGAAGTTACTTTTCATAGAGCAGTTTTTCCTCTCAAGTTCAGACAAGAACTTGGAGACTCCTAAAAAGAGCTGTATGAACGGTAATAGTGTAGAGGTGTTTCATGGTGTTTTCGTGATACAGGAACAGCAGACTCATGTCTGCATTATTCGTCAGTCAGGTAAACTGCCTCTGGCATTTACTATTATTCAAATGctcagaggaaagcagaaatcaaagcaCAGCAGCCTGTTTTCTAGAATGGGAAATCTTGATTCcagaagcaaataaattttgctATAGAATGggatttctcatttttaaatgaatttagCTCCATTTACTACTAGACTTTATACTTTCTGATGCTCCTACCTCCTCCTGTGCTCAAGTGGTTCCAGCCTAGCTGCCAAGCCAAAGTCACCCAGTTTCAGTTCCATGTTCTCATTAATGAAGAAGTTGCCTAGCAGATGGAGAAATTCCAGTTAGTTCTTTTCTTGAAAGGTAGGAATGCATTTGCCACATGTGCTGAGTCATACTTTGTTCAAAGCCATAAGCTAGCcaagatttttttaagtatgaaTGCTTAGTGTCACCCTTTAAGTACTCCAGGTTTCCACTGTAAAGACAGACTGAGCTGATTCTATTAATTAAGCTATCACCATACAAGTGTAAAGTGGTACAATGTCAACAGGGCTACAGGAGTGTATTTTGAAGTAGTCAAGGTGCAGAACTTACCTAGTTTAAGATCCCTGTGCAAGATTTCCTGTTCATGAAGATACTTTAACCCTGACACAATTTGCCTGAGGTAGTATCGTACTTCTGGTTCTGTCAACACCTTCCTGGCTTTTAAGATGTGAGCCATtgactgcagaggaaaaacaaaggcagaagcGTCATTGAACATTCACACACAAGATTTACCTTAAGCAAGGATAAATCAATACATGGAGAAATGAGAGCTAAAGAAGgcacaaaaaaccaaaaatacctTTTACACATCACACATTTAAATTAGTTGTAGATTCCAGGTAAGTAAATACTGGATTTCTCCCAGTTGATGCTCACCCTTCTACTGCAGTACTCCAGAAGAATGTAAATATTCTCTCGGTCTTCAAAGTAGTGGTAAAACTGCACAACATGTCTATGATTAAGCATTCTGTGCAGCTCAATCTCTTTATCAATCTGAAAAGacaagagggagggagaaagtgTTGTTAGCCTAGTGTCTACAAGGCTGAGCAGACAATTGTATCAGAACCATTTCAGGAAAAGGGCTGGGCAATCCAGCACACAAAAAGAGTTGGGGgaggtaagaaaaaaagaagaaaaaagaaaaaggaaaaaaaaataaccattcATGCAGACACACCTTTTCCCTTTGATGAGGTTTTGCTACTCTGCTATGAGGAATGATTTTTGCAGCATAAACTTTATTTGTTGTCAAATCTGTCATCTCATAGCACTTGGCGAATCCACCCTAGAGAGacacaacagaaaaaggcaATTATAGCAGGTATGAAAGAAGTCTCACACTTAGTCATTCACCAGCTCACGTATTAGTCAAGGAGCACAACTTCCTTTGCACTAGACAATTCGGTGAAAGACTGAAGGTCTCAGGTTCATCGCCCATCTGAAGGTTCGCGATGCGCTCCTTGTCAcactccacacacacacacatacaccccCGCCAGCCCCGCATGCAACATTAAACCCATTTCTCTGGCCTCGCCCGAACTGAAAGGCAGAATTCCGCTTGTATTGAGGGCGGAGATGAGCCGGACCCGCTGCGGCCGGACGGGGCAGCGCGGGGCAAACTCATCGGTAGCCAAGCTGGGGCCGGCAGCGCGGCGCACCCCGCCACAGAGGAACGCAGCCCCGCCGCACCGCGCTCCGGCGGGGAGGGCGGCCACGACAGGGCACACCGAGGCCGCCGCCCGGGAGAAGGGCACGGTCCGCCGCGGCCATTACCTTTCCGAGCACCTTGCCGCGGCAATAGCGCTTCCCCGTCGTGGGGTCGGTTATAATCCGGGAGACCTCCGCGGCGGGGTGGCCGTGCTGGTGCGGCTGCTCCTCCGCTTTCTTTCTTCGCGACTCGCCACCGGCCGCTCTGCCCACTGGCGCCTCGCAGCACTTggcgccgccgctgccgccgcccgGCGGGTAAGCTATAgtcctcagcagctccattcCCGCACCTCGCCGGCTCTGCCCGTCCTGCCCCACTTACTCTGCCCTACGCTAGCTCTGCACCTCACCCCCGACGCTCTCCCGACGCCGAGCAGTGCCCTGACTCGTCCCTTATATCGTGGACGGCGGCTCCGCCCTGTCGCTGAGGGACGGCCCCTGCCGGAGTCCTGCTCCGCCCGCACTGGCCCAGCCCCGGGGTGTCCCGAGGtagctggggcagcctgggctgccctgctgtgctgccctCCTGTGCCTTGCAGTGCTCGGTCGTGCCCCTCCGTGCGGTGGCGGCGGGGGCGCAGGAGCTCTGCAGGGTGGGCCTGAATCAAGCCCGAGCGCTGGGGCAGGTGGCCGGGAGCCTTTGGGTCGCGCCGCAGCTGCTGTGAACGCTGTGCCTCTCACTGAGCGGCGGCGGAGCAAGGCGAGGGCAGCCTCGGCACAAGGTGTGCTTTCCTGACTCTGCTATTGCTGCGTGTGGAGCAACGGCAGTTCTGGCAGATGATCAGCGCTGTGGCCCGTAAGACAAGTGTCTATTACTGCACATGAGGATGGGAAGGAGCTTTCCCACCTATGCCTaagcaactccaccacctcagAGAGCCAGGGCCTGTTTTTATGTCAGCATGAAGCTGAGGCTCATACACTAACTCAGTACAGGTAATTGGGATGCATGATAGTGACAAGAAGCTACTTTGACCCTCCTTCTGCATGGAGAAGCTATGCCTAGTGATGCCCTCCGTAGCTGTCTGACAATAGCCAGTTCCAAAATTTTCTTCTCACAAGCAGAAGGAGCCCAAACGcacataaattaattttgaagacCCCTGAAGGCAACTGTAGTCCAGGACCTCTGATCTAGATGTTTGCATACAGATGGTTGAAGCGTGAAGTGTGTGTATGGGAGAAAGTTTTGAAACGTGAAATAGTTTTGcatttctccctttctgaagatacaaaaatgctgaagttcATTATTTCCTTGATTTGTTGGACATTTCTGAATATTATTTGCTTGCTGGCACACACAAAGAATATTTCATTGCTGGTAAAAATCAAAGTCTAGTTGATTTAATACAAAGACTCTTAGCATATGTACCTGTATACATCATTTCAGTGTCACTCTCTGAACATCACTTATTTCAGGTCttgaaataacagcaaaatataCGTATTTTCCAATGTCAACATGAGGGTGAATGCTTTACCAGAAGACCCTCCAAAGAGAGAAAGTGCAGAACAACATTTATTGACATAGGTATTGCATTATGAAGGTAACAGTGCTCAAGTGTCTAATTTATTGGATTATGTACACTCCTACCCATCCACAGTATTTTACTGGGCATGTGATCCTGCTTTCAGGTGTCTTACTTCCTGCCTTTCTCTGCAAAGTCTAGTCAAGTCATGTTAGTATTCCTAGTGTTTAACCATAGAGCTAGAGgttaaagcagaaggaaaaattgGGATACACAGACAGTACTCAGTCCTGTGCCACACACCCCTTGGACATACGAGCATTGGTTTCCCAGGTGAATATCATTTCCCTCACGCAATTTTACTTTCCCAAAATTAGTATGCGATATTATGAAATAGGTTACTTAACGTCAACATGATTTCttgatgctttgttttctgtcgGTAAATTGCTTTGGTCTGCTGTGCTGAAAGACGtgtgaagaaagggaaaagtatGTTGGATAGACGTACACGTTTTCCCTCCACTGGAAAGAAGTGGTATTGCACATGGGAAAAACCAAATTTAAGAGCAGGCTTTTCCTGGTAAAGGATTAGGGGAGGTTGTTAAGATTGCCCTCAGGAGGACACGAGCACGTGGTTAAAGCTGAATATGCAAAGTGTTCTGCTAGGCAAGACTATGACTCTTTATTCTCTTTATTCTTTGCTGAAGCAAAGTCTTGAAGCTGGGTTCCCTCCCAGTTACAAGACACGGAGAGGCTGCTGAGCTGCCCCATGCAGTTGAATTATACTAAGGCTGCTTCTCCCACTTTGGCACAGGGAGTATTTGCCTAATACTTGCTGCATGCTGTCTATTTTAGCATactattaaaaggaaaacctgtTGCAAATATAAGAATTTTTGACAGCACTCTTAACCCCAATAATAAATcatgtttctgccttttctgcctctgaagTTGCTCCTTCATCTTTTCTCCAGTCTTTCCACCATCTTGcaagttctgcttttccttccaagTCTAAATATGCACAGCTCATCAGGTAACTTTAGCTCTAGGTATCAAACTCAATATTTAAGTGCTACAAAGGCCTCTAAACGCTTATCTGCTGGCAGATAAATTTCTTACACTGCTTACATTTCTTAGCTTCTGTGGAGAGCTACTGGATATTTTGCAATTAATATACTTCACTTTCTCCTTCTAAACCTATTCTCTTagataaaataacattaatgcAAAGCCTTGAAACTGACCCTTTCGTATCTTGTGAAAGGAAAGCCATCCTAGCCAGTGCACTGTAATCTTCcaatttttcttccagtttacATCTGCAGAGTGCTCAGGTGTACCTGCATCCTGGACGAGAAGCTGATTTGCAAGCTGTCTAAGAtagcagcatccctgtagccagATCAgtatgcagcactgcagctacCCTGCCAAGAAACAGGGCAAATGTAGGCTGAACTCAGGCTTCAGACATACTTTCTGTCCCTGgccacaggaaaaacaaacaaacaaacaaacaaactaactaactaactaaTTCCCTATCCCTACAGCTTCATTTTGACACAAGTGCACAGCTTTTTCATAAAAGCCCGGTTATTGGGGGTGTGGGAAGCCTGGGCATGCATAAATCCCTGGGTCAGATGAGGAATGGGAATTTGACACTCATAAGTGGCCTAATTACAGGCTTGTGGAAAGAAGGTCTTGGCACGAACCACTCATTCTTATCCTAGCATTGGGGGAAAAAGGTGTTTCAAGACTTTAATTTCCagaaataaattcattaaatCCCAGATGTCCGGCTCCCTGCGCATTAGAGAGCCTTGAATTTGCCAGGGCAACCAAGACCTTCTGTGAAATCAACACCGTATATCTGGCCTCCAGACTGTCTCACAGCTGATCTTCCTTCCTGCTGACACTAATATATATGCATTTCCATCACCAGTGTTCCAGCCTGAGCCAGTTCACAGTGCTCCTGTAGTCACATACACCTACAGCCCTCCAGCCCTTACTGCGCTCAGGCGGCAGCACATGCTGGCTTTTCAGGCAGAACTGGCCTTTTACCCGGCTGGTCCCTTCACTTGCTCTCTGCTACCGAAACGTCTGCTCTCGGGCTTCTCGTTAGCTACCGGCAGCACGCTGTGTTTTTTCAGTTAGCCTGTCATGGAGTGCCCTCAGCTGCTGAAGTGGAGTTATGACAGTTTGTACGAAAAAGGAAGGGTGTTCTACAAAAAGATGGGACAAACTTACGAGCCCCACTAATAGCATCATTACTGGAATATGTACCAACATATGTGGGTGATAAAAATTACACAGCTTATTTCTAGAGCATCACCCTACAGAAACTTTTATTAGGATTACACAATTCACAATCCTTTGGGACTTGTCAGAGGAGAATAATTATGTCTGGAGTAACTAGTgctaatttttctgtattttagtgATTGACTACgtcttatttctccttttgaCTCCTTCCCTAGCTCATCCCCCTCATTTCATTCTTCTAGTTTATCCCTTCAAACCCCACCAGCTCTGTACCATCATTTTCCCACCATCCCACGTGGATCTGTACATGCTCTACTTTTTTGTTCCATGCTTTCTCTGTTCACCAGGGCAATTGCTGTCCCTGGCCACAGGGGAAGCATGTTCTGCTTCCAATAACGTATTCATTGCGTAATCTGTGGGGTATCTGGCATAGGCTGCCTCACCAAATAAAGTTCAAGACACATGAAAATGGAACTAGATGCAGAACTAAACATTGCTCTGATGATCCTGTGCAGTTTCAGTGTGCCACTTCCCCTGTAGGATTTTGTCACAAATCACCCTCACGTACAGGTATGATACAATTTGTCCTCCCTaactgtcatgggttgagcagtggcagtcattttttctccttcttgtagctggtgcagtgctgtgttttgacttctaggctgggaacagttgcttgatagcgagcatgttttgggggtgtttttgttcaaggccttttctgagcacgtgctctgctggggaggaggggaggccgggaggaaggagagacaggacacctgacccaggctagccaatgaggtattccataccatagcacgtcatgcccaggatgcaactgggagagagctgaaggggtggagctctggagtaaaatggaggagggagcatgtgGTGCTCGGCCGGtcagggtggagtgagttatgggtcggtggctggtgaggtgttgtattctcttcacttgttgtttgctgtatcattatcatttgtagtagtagtggcagtagtgatttatgttataccttagctattaaaccatttttatctcaatccgtgggggctacattctttggattctccttcctaactctctgggacttgggggagcaaaggtggggagtgagtgttggtttaaaccacgacactaacTCACTGCACAGCTAGCACAAAGCACTTGTGTCTGTTGTAAGTTGTGTGTCTTCACTTCCCTTGTTTGAAGCTTGGCAAAGTTTACAAAAACTTCAAATCTTCCACAGTTTTATTTGAAGTGATCTACTAATTAAAAAGTAGGTAAACTACCAAAAGCTTAAGGCAATCAtatgttttcacagaaaaatctcAAGAAAAGAGGGTGCTTAGCCTCGTGGTCATGTAGACTGTGctagtatttttgtttcttctgctggtGCCACTAATCTTTTCCCACCTTGTTGGTTCAGTGTGGGTTCACTGGGGGCAGCAGGAAGGTAGGACAGCAGTTGAACTGGTTATAGGATCCTGAATTAGGTTCCGAAGGACACAAAACTCTATTTTCTGGAGTTTAATGAGTACCTACATGGTCAGAATGGATGGATGGCTCTGAAAGGTCTTCCATCAGTGCAAAGATTGAGTATAGGAAATGATATAGCTTCAATCAAGTGTTAGTATCAAATGAAGTCAGTGTCAAAGGGACTCAGATTCCTCTTATCCCTCTCTACTCCCACACTcatttgctgtgctgctttggttCAGTAATGTCTCACAGCTTGATTTCAGGCACTAGCCCCTGCACTGAAGAAGTGCAGTAACACCTTCATACAGCACCTACTTGTAAGAATAAAGTCAGACCACAGGTTTGCACACTGtggtatttttctcattttgtttttttcgCAGCTtgacttgtttttcttgtacGTCCCAGACCAAAACAAAGATTATACTGACCTCAAAGTTAACAGTACTGCAAAAGTGAAGGCCCTAAAGCCTTTGCCTTTACTTCTAAAGTTTGATcaaaattgttattttaaactttGCAAGGTTAATAGTTAATGATGTGTTTGCACAGACAATACTGTCAGGTACATATTTCCCTCAATAAGATTCTCTGCAGCCTCTATTTGACCCCTTGCAAATGTACTGGAGAGAGCCAAGAGTGCCAACTCTATTACCCATCCATAAGAAACAGTTTAACCTAATGACAAACACATGCAAATACTCATGCAGTGTCCTGTAGGAATCACACACGCCCTTAACTCTGCATTTCGGTGTGAACAGCTCCTAAGTGCTCACTTAGTCAGTGTCTGCCCACAAGATATTTAGTGAGACAACCTGGCAACCTGCCTATCCtttgtgccagcagcagctttctccaGATGCTGCTACTGCTTCTGCTGAAGCACCAGTGATTTTCAGTATGCTGCTAGAACTTGGTGGGACCAGGATTTAAGATATCACATGCCAGTGAAATAACAGTTATGCCCGGAATTGACCTGCCTCCCATATAAAAGATCACTTGGCCCATTATGCAACTGCATCAATCATGCGGAAGGAACAAAGACCTGTGACAGTAAAGCATCATGCTCAGTGTTAGACACACTTGGCTTCAAACCTGAGGAACAATCAGAGTAGTGTTTTGTGCCTTAAAAGAATTATCtagattctttttccttttttgtttgggtttttgtttggttggtttttttttctgtagcccTTTGCAATGCCCAAATGCCTTAAACATAAAACCTCCTTGTTAAAGGAAATTATGCCAAAGGGTAGCCAGAATCCTCTAAACAGAACAAAGAGTTCACTGCTTCAGTCAGTTGGTTTCCTTTCCTGCTCCCCTTTTCCAGTTTCAGTCTTCAGCTACTGCAAGACACAGGACAGGAGAGAGTTTCCTTCTGATTAGGCTTCCCgtttatttcctttctatgGGTAGGAAAACAGTTTCCTGAATCCATAGAGTAGAAGTTAGTGTTACTGATTCTCAGATAACACAAACGACACAGGAACAAACTTCTGAAATTTATGGGATAAGAGTACATGTCAGAGGTTATCTGTTTCCATGGTGTTTCTTTCAGTCAAGAAAAAACGTACCTGTTTTTCATGCACAAACTAGGCATGTATAGGCTGCATCTGACTATATATTATAAACATGAAGCACAAAAGAGAAGAACAAGTATTTAGGAGATTGAAAGCATTTGCTGCCTCATTTTCTGCAATTAACTAAGCTTGTAGAACAAAATGAGTTAATGTTTTGGCAGGCAGGAGTGCAAGCCATTATTCCTATTCCTCAACAGTTGTATATAATATTCAGACTCAACAAGAGAGTGATGCATGTCTTATGCATGCCTAGATACAGAGGAACTCAGTGAAGTTACAGTTGTAGGTAGAAGAGTTGATAATTTACAGAAAACTAAATTACGGGGTAATTAGATGCAAGCCAGCACTTCCTTTTAGCACTGCAGGTACTACAGAGGCTCTTTGCTACCAAAGCATGGCATGCCAGAAGCAATCTTGAACAGAGTAGAAGGCACAACATGACACACTTGACACATTTAGAGGTTCTGTAGAGAGCTGAGAACCATGCATTTCAATAAGCTGGTTTTTGCCTTGCATACATTATAATTTTTCTAAATGTACTTcaacttcattttgctttatacATAGATCACTACAGCTTTTCCAGGTAAGGGTACTTTCTATATTTATGTAAATACTCAAAAGCAACTGGCACTACCTTTCATTTACTGGAGACACTTGTCCTGACTGTTAATCTCAATAATTGAAACATGTGTTTAGTAAAGTCAGTGTATCAAAAAAGACTCATATGCAAAATGTGGCTTCGAATGAAAGTTAAAATATctagaaaataaagacatatATCTGCTCTGCTGGCCTCTTTAGGAACCAAAATGAGGGCAGGTAGTGCTTAAGACAGGAttgataaaagaaaacatgaaaaaagctTGCCCTAAATAGCTAGGTCTGAAAGTGAAAATCCACcactagcttttcttttccagcagctcCCTTTGATCTTTCTGTTCCACCTCCTTTTCTGATTGAAGCTATTATTAGCATTTGTCACCCAGGGAAGGTAGGTATGCTGGTGCAGTACTTTTCTCTTCCTGACCTTAGCTGCATGGTCAACCAATGGCCAAAGACCTCGGGCGGCTATTGGACATCTGCTTTTTTAACTAGGGAAACCAGTACCTTGAATAAGGCTCCTCATcagtacaaaggaaaaagaacagggGAAGGTATTTGTCAAGTGCAAACAAACCTAGAACTAAGActgaaaacttgctggcaaaatTACTAAATCCACTAGCTAGAAGGGTAAATGTTGCCCTCTGAACAAGGACAATTTGTCTGGATACAGCTACTGACCACACAGTCACAGGCTGCGCaataaaatatatgcatacCTCCTAGAACCATAGCAGACACTTTCCTTCAGACCTGCAttaagagaagaaattcaggagtaccaaaaaggaaaatgataaaTCAGTTTCACAGCTAAAAACTGACCCAGGCATTTTGTCCAGCACAGGGGACATTTTGGGAAGCTTTAGTTCTATCTAATCTCTATTTCAAGTCTACATTTTGAGCACTTCTGGGTTGCGCATTTTTTAAAGTTGGTCTTCAATTTGCTGCATTACTTGACATGGGGCCGTTGTTTTTAAGTCTTGAGAGCAGTTACTGTTGGCTCATACCAACCACAGGGAATTCATTATGTAACAGGTACATCACACTTTCTTGTCTGAAGAGCATAGTTGTAGCCCACAGCAGAtgcaaaataatgcagaaagatAATGCTCAATTGAACTTACAACAAGATAAGAATGTGAACACAAATAgttgtgtttctgtgatgccaagagaagctgtggtaCTGGCAATGAGAGAGCCTTCagaaaggaagtaaaatattgcaaatataAGTTTAGCAACAGGATGTGATAGCTCAGCCCACAGCATGGATTATTGGACTTTTGAGAAGTAGCTGAGCTAATTTTAGCTCTCATTTCAAGTAGAGCAGGCACTTCCTCCAGTGAAAGAGTAGCAGTGACCTTCACAGTGAACGGTGAGGTTTCTTCTATCGAATCTTGCATTTAGCTTTCAAAGTTCCTGCTTCTATTTTAGACTTCGAGAGTGCTAGAAGACCCGTCTCTTTTTTTAGATACCTCAACctgagtaaataaaaaatattacctCTCACTTGTCTGGCTTCTATCTTTAGACACTCATGGCAGAGATAGTGCCTCCAGAAGCTTGCTGATATATTCTTATTTAAGTAGTTCATTGCCATTAGCCTTATATGAAGATCTGAGAATAATGGAATCAGGAAACTTCTGGCTATAACAGACATGGACAGTTTTCAGTCATCTCCCAAATGGTGACAGGGACTCATGGTTGGGGTTCCAAGTAATACCCAGTTAGTAAGTAAAATGTATGAAAGAAAACCTTCTAAATcactttcacagaaaataactattttttaaaaaatagaactATTTTGTGGCTTGTTGGCTCCTTGGTGATGGTGGTTGTGGTTAGACATACAGTGCTTAACAAAATACTTCTAGAAGAGCAGTACTGATTGAGAAGGGCATAAAGTGTGAGCAGCATTAAGAAGTCCGATGATGTGAAACTGTGGTTCCTGTTCTTTCAGCAGGCAGGCTGTTCACATTTGTATGCGCTTTgcacaaaacaggaaaaggtcATCTAAGTGGAAAACAATGTGGTTGAATGTTGTTTTGTAACTACATTAGAGTGCTTTAAAAAGACGTACCAAGATATTAAATATACATGGCCATTCGTGGTtggaaaaaatgtcttcaaaCCCACTTCAGTCCCACACAGAGCACTTAATCAAACCCCTACTTTAGAGCTATCTTGAGTTCAGTTAACTGATCCTCAAGCATGTCTTtgtgctgaaagaaacaaagcagataAACTGCTTAACAAGGTCTCTGGCCAAGAAGTGTGCATGCCTAAGTCTATACACATCAAAGACTACAGAAATCATTGGACTTTGTCAGACCCAAGCTTACCAGGTTATTCTCCCCTGTCAACTCAATGAATTGAAACATTTGTCACATGATTCTACCAGCAGAAATTGTTCTCCTGCACAGACTTTGCCATGCCTGACAATATTTACTAGTTACTAGAAGACTTGCTTTAACATTGCAAGAACAGGTCTAATTCTGGCTCAGAGAAACTCTGTTTTCTGATACCACATTTCCCCATAGATTACTCCCAGATAACTGAGACTTGTCATAGTGATGGACTCAATGCACAGTCTCATCACTGATGAGAACACAGAACTgaccaaagggaaaaataaaaaggacccTATCCTATTCTGCCTGAAGAAACAACAACTGAAAGAA
Proteins encoded:
- the PLK2 gene encoding serine/threonine-protein kinase PLK2, whose amino-acid sequence is MELLRTIAYPPGGGSGGAKCCEAPVGRAAGGESRRKKAEEQPHQHGHPAAEVSRIITDPTTGKRYCRGKVLGKGGFAKCYEMTDLTTNKVYAAKIIPHSRVAKPHQREKIDKEIELHRMLNHRHVVQFYHYFEDRENIYILLEYCSRRSMAHILKARKVLTEPEVRYYLRQIVSGLKYLHEQEILHRDLKLGNFFINENMELKLGDFGLAARLEPLEHRRRTICGTPNYLSPEVLNKQGHGCESDIWALGCVMYTMLLGRPPFETTNLKETYRCIREARYSLPSSLLAPAKHLIASMLSKNPEDRPSLDEIIRHEFFLQGFTPDRLSASCCHTVPDFHLSSPAKNFFKKAAAALFGGKKDKAKYFDTHNRLAKEDEEIYKLRHDLKKTSITQQPHKHRTDEEIQPLTTTVAKPGALPETKQIGDSIRMIVRGTLGSCSSSSECLEDSTMGSVADTVARVLRGCLENMPEADSIPKEQLTTSFQWVTKWVDYSNKYGFGYQLSDHTVGVLFNNGAHMSLLPDKKTVHYYAELGQCSVFSAAEAPEQFISQVTVLKYFSHYMEENLMDGGDLPSLTDVRRPRLYLLQWLKSDKALMMLFNDGTFQVNFYHDHTKIIICNQSEEYLLTYINEERISTTFRLTTLLVSGCSLELKHRMEYALNMLLQRCN